Proteins encoded by one window of Deinococcus aerophilus:
- a CDS encoding M42 family metallopeptidase: protein MSKTDLRLDLLMNLSNLPGVPGQEDAVREFILAELEGLADEVRVDALGNVIATRSGGGKKKGERQRVMISAHMDEIGFLVRFIDDRGFLRVQALGGFDTRNLFARDVTVHARGGALPGILTPGGKPVHIASPEERKKIPEVREFFIDLGLEAEEVKRRVRVGDMVTLDQTARQVGNLVCGKAMDDRASVFLLLEVLRHYRKTRPRHDLIAVFSVQEEVGLRGAGTAAYSVEPTVGIGLDVTLAVDTPGVGPDEAVTRMGEGIGIKVFDSSMISNRGLVDEFYDLAEQQGIRSQLEVLAQGGTDGAAIQRSRAGVPTLTLSLPTRYIHSVVESVHVDDLRAGVDLLVAYLG from the coding sequence ATGTCTAAAACCGATCTTCGTCTGGACCTGTTGATGAACCTCTCCAATCTGCCCGGCGTGCCCGGCCAGGAAGACGCCGTGCGCGAGTTCATCCTGGCGGAACTGGAAGGGCTGGCCGACGAGGTGCGGGTGGACGCACTGGGCAACGTCATTGCGACGCGGTCCGGGGGCGGCAAGAAGAAGGGTGAGCGCCAGCGCGTCATGATCAGTGCCCACATGGACGAGATCGGTTTTCTGGTGCGCTTTATCGACGACCGCGGCTTTCTGCGGGTGCAGGCGCTGGGCGGCTTTGACACCCGCAACCTGTTTGCGCGCGACGTGACCGTTCACGCGCGCGGCGGAGCGCTGCCGGGCATCCTGACGCCGGGCGGCAAGCCGGTGCACATCGCCAGTCCTGAGGAGCGCAAGAAGATCCCCGAGGTCCGTGAATTCTTCATCGACCTGGGGCTGGAGGCAGAGGAAGTCAAACGCCGCGTGCGGGTCGGCGACATGGTCACGCTGGACCAGACGGCCCGGCAGGTGGGCAACCTGGTGTGCGGCAAGGCCATGGATGACCGCGCCTCGGTGTTCCTGCTGCTTGAGGTGCTGCGCCACTACCGCAAGACCCGGCCCCGCCACGACCTGATCGCCGTGTTCTCGGTACAGGAGGAGGTGGGCCTGCGCGGCGCGGGCACCGCCGCCTACAGTGTGGAGCCGACCGTGGGTATCGGGCTCGACGTGACGCTGGCGGTGGATACGCCGGGCGTCGGCCCCGACGAGGCGGTGACGCGCATGGGCGAGGGCATCGGCATCAAGGTGTTTGACTCCAGCATGATCTCGAACCGCGGCCTGGTGGATGAGTTCTACGATCTGGCCGAACAGCAGGGCATCCGCTCGCAGCTGGAAGTGCTTGCCCAGGGCGGCACCGACGGCGCAGCCATCCAGCGCAGCCGGGCCGGGGTACCCACCCTGACCCTCAGCCTGCCGACCCGCTACATCCACAGCGTCGTGGAGTCCGTGCATGTGGATGACCTGCGCGCCGGAGTGGACCTGCTGGTGGCCTACCTGGGCTGA
- a CDS encoding ATP-binding protein, which yields MLDASVPELPAVAELSEQLQNITERLAAARTSQQVFAAVLEPTLAALNAVAGAVLVLGPGGDGLDAVTAHRQAPDRSPLWQGRALADAGPVRDALRRHEALYFGDAGALRRAYPELETPELDHRADSPAPVASAVVPMFLDDQPLGALVVEFREPHVFTADERRFLQTLASQGALALDRARLLETLGEQVQSRTRRLEEAQRTAELLASLGDTLQSARTPEEVARLTLGRLGPALHAQGMLMVELTMNAQGRAALAQPTLWGDPPPDHSGFTALPDFNRHTAPLLWQVAQTRRALYLDENQREGAVEGHLPGLACATLPIRLPGTDTRLEGFLVAWRPAAAGPWSGAEQALLTRAAATLGLVFERAASLSALQERTAALDILNAQLEGRSRALEAFAQLTRDLGVQNDPYALVRRAQEVLLSLLPPGHALYWEPEDGRWRLRAQSGEMDHPELQRVLDAGLVIGQTPTLDTPWHTREATYHDHYPAGSDLSTDLTQQLQSVVAVPIWRGAAPCGILNLTTLVPHTWQEVDRVVLNTVARSLGLALERAESLRQLAHSNAELRTANEELEAFAYSVSHDLRAPVRHIKGFGTLLRNRLGPALDLKASHYLSVIDESAERMNTLIDALLGLSRTARQPLNPVQVDLWALVVSVQAELASEVDTGAPERDIEWQIHDLPLVYGDRDLLRQVMVNLLSNALKYTRPRPQAVIEVWAEEHPGGWTVTVRDNGVGFDPRYGTRLFGVFQRLHHSSEFEGTGVGLANVRRIVARHGGTVTAQGEPGTGATFSFTLPRTR from the coding sequence ATGCTCGATGCGTCTGTTCCTGAATTGCCGGCAGTGGCCGAGCTCAGCGAGCAGCTACAGAACATCACCGAACGTCTTGCCGCCGCCCGCACCTCGCAGCAGGTGTTCGCAGCGGTGCTGGAGCCGACGCTGGCGGCCCTGAACGCCGTGGCGGGGGCGGTGCTGGTGCTCGGTCCCGGAGGAGACGGGCTGGACGCGGTCACCGCCCACCGGCAGGCGCCGGACCGGTCGCCGCTGTGGCAGGGCAGGGCCCTGGCGGACGCCGGACCGGTGCGTGACGCCCTGCGCCGTCATGAAGCGCTGTATTTCGGGGACGCCGGGGCCCTGCGGCGGGCCTATCCCGAGCTGGAAACACCGGAGCTGGACCACCGGGCCGACAGTCCCGCGCCGGTTGCCAGCGCCGTCGTGCCGATGTTCCTGGACGATCAACCGCTCGGGGCGCTGGTGGTGGAATTCCGGGAACCGCATGTCTTCACGGCGGACGAACGGCGCTTTCTGCAGACCCTGGCCTCGCAGGGTGCCCTGGCGCTGGACCGTGCCCGGCTGCTCGAAACCCTGGGTGAACAGGTGCAGTCGCGCACCCGGCGACTGGAGGAGGCCCAGCGGACGGCCGAGCTGCTGGCCTCGCTGGGCGACACCCTGCAAAGCGCCCGCACGCCCGAGGAAGTGGCGCGGCTGACCCTGGGACGGCTGGGGCCTGCGTTGCACGCCCAGGGCATGCTGATGGTGGAACTGACCATGAACGCGCAGGGACGGGCGGCCCTGGCCCAGCCCACGCTGTGGGGAGACCCGCCCCCGGACCACTCGGGATTCACGGCCCTGCCTGATTTCAACCGCCACACCGCTCCGCTGCTGTGGCAGGTGGCGCAGACCCGCCGCGCCCTGTACCTGGATGAAAACCAGCGTGAAGGAGCCGTGGAGGGTCATCTTCCTGGACTGGCCTGCGCCACCCTGCCGATCCGCTTGCCCGGGACCGACACGCGCCTGGAAGGCTTTCTGGTGGCGTGGCGGCCTGCGGCCGCCGGACCGTGGTCGGGGGCCGAGCAGGCGCTGCTGACCCGGGCGGCGGCGACCCTGGGACTGGTCTTCGAGCGCGCCGCGTCTCTGTCGGCGCTGCAGGAGCGCACCGCCGCGCTGGACATCCTGAATGCTCAGCTTGAGGGGCGCAGCCGGGCGCTGGAGGCGTTTGCGCAGCTGACCCGGGACCTGGGGGTCCAGAACGATCCCTACGCCCTGGTGCGCCGGGCCCAGGAGGTGCTGCTCTCGCTGCTGCCGCCGGGACACGCGCTGTACTGGGAACCGGAGGACGGACGCTGGCGGCTGCGGGCCCAGAGCGGCGAGATGGACCATCCGGAGCTGCAGCGCGTGCTGGACGCGGGGCTGGTGATCGGCCAGACCCCCACGCTGGACACGCCCTGGCACACCCGTGAGGCGACGTATCACGACCACTACCCGGCGGGCAGCGACCTCAGCACCGACTTGACCCAGCAGCTCCAGTCGGTCGTGGCCGTGCCCATCTGGCGCGGCGCCGCGCCCTGCGGCATCCTGAACCTCACCACCCTGGTGCCGCACACCTGGCAGGAGGTGGACCGGGTCGTGCTGAACACCGTGGCGCGCAGCCTGGGGCTGGCCCTGGAGCGGGCCGAAAGCCTGCGCCAGCTGGCCCACAGCAACGCCGAACTGCGCACGGCCAACGAGGAACTCGAGGCCTTCGCCTACAGCGTCTCGCACGACCTGCGCGCGCCGGTCCGCCACATCAAGGGCTTCGGTACGCTGCTGCGCAACAGACTCGGGCCTGCCCTGGACCTCAAGGCCAGCCACTACCTCAGCGTGATCGACGAGTCTGCCGAGCGCATGAACACCCTGATCGACGCCCTGCTCGGGCTGTCGCGCACTGCCCGGCAGCCGCTGAATCCCGTTCAGGTGGACCTGTGGGCCCTGGTCGTCTCGGTGCAGGCCGAACTCGCCTCCGAGGTGGATACCGGAGCGCCCGAACGCGACATCGAGTGGCAGATTCATGACCTGCCGCTGGTCTACGGAGATCGGGACCTGCTCCGGCAGGTGATGGTGAACCTGCTCTCCAACGCGCTGAAATACACCCGCCCCCGCCCGCAGGCCGTGATCGAGGTGTGGGCCGAGGAACACCCCGGCGGGTGGACCGTGACAGTGCGCGACAACGGAGTGGGATTCGACCCGCGCTACGGAACCCGGCTGTTCGGGGTGTTTCAGCGCCTGCACCACTCCAGCGAATTCGAGGGCACCGGGGTGGGCCTGGCCAACGTCCGGCGCATCGTGGCCCGGCACGGCGGCACCGTCACGGCCCAGGGCGAACCGGGCACCGGCGCAACCTTCAGTTTCACCCTGCCCCGGACCCGCTGA
- the pth gene encoding aminoacyl-tRNA hydrolase yields MKLVVGLGNPGSKYAQTRHNVGWLVVDEVARRAGAPWLKDREAEVCEVRLGAAPGEKVLLIKPQTFMNASGRAVAPPFSFYKLEPGALLTVQDDLDSPFGLLKLRLGGRHGGQNGVRDIIRLLGTEAFARLKIGISRPPAGRDPADWVLSKWRPEEAATLAELVRLGADAVEVWAARGLAEAQGAFNGTDLRPSPPVAAPATVQTEETPRPAEPVKGVP; encoded by the coding sequence ATGAAACTGGTGGTCGGTCTGGGCAATCCCGGCAGCAAGTACGCGCAGACCCGGCACAACGTCGGCTGGCTGGTCGTGGATGAGGTGGCCCGCCGGGCCGGGGCACCCTGGCTCAAGGACAGGGAGGCGGAGGTCTGCGAGGTCCGCCTCGGCGCTGCGCCCGGCGAAAAAGTGCTGCTCATCAAGCCGCAGACCTTCATGAACGCCTCGGGCCGGGCGGTGGCCCCCCCCTTTTCCTTTTACAAACTGGAGCCCGGCGCCCTGCTGACGGTGCAGGACGATCTGGACAGTCCCTTCGGACTGCTCAAGTTGCGCCTGGGGGGGCGGCACGGCGGCCAGAACGGCGTGCGGGACATCATTCGGCTGCTGGGTACCGAGGCCTTCGCGCGGCTGAAGATCGGCATCTCACGCCCACCGGCGGGCCGGGACCCGGCCGACTGGGTGCTGAGCAAGTGGCGGCCCGAGGAGGCGGCCACCCTGGCCGAACTCGTGCGGCTGGGCGCGGACGCGGTGGAGGTCTGGGCGGCGCGGGGGCTGGCCGAGGCGCAGGGGGCCTTCAACGGCACCGACCTGCGGCCCAGCCCGCCGGTGGCGGCCCCCGCAACTGTCCAGACTGAAGAAACGCCGCGCCCAGCCGAACCGGTGAAAGGCGTACCCTGA
- a CDS encoding DNA topoisomerase IB: MPGRTEILQEEYLRREGHDPQKFQYFWPDGTPYADAEGLARIARLAVPPAYTDVYVSPDADAELQAFGRDAAGRLQYRYHPDFVQAGALKKWQRLTRFATALPTLREVTTSDLRASGLPPRKVMALMTRLLHVAHFRVGSDAYARQHKTYGLSTLRQRHVRVEGSTVTFHFRGKHGITQHKATRNATLANNIGKLLELPGPWLFQTVEDGARRRVHAPELNAYLKEVIGPFTAKDFRTWGGTLLAAEYLAEAGVAGSEREARRVLVDCVKFVAEDLGNTPAVTRGSYICPVIFDRYLEGKVLDDYEPRAGRLPAELEGLTRSEVALKRLLESERALKLGRRRTRPRAA; the protein is encoded by the coding sequence ATGCCGGGCCGCACCGAGATTCTGCAGGAGGAGTACCTGCGCCGCGAGGGCCACGATCCTCAAAAGTTCCAGTATTTCTGGCCCGACGGCACCCCGTACGCCGACGCGGAGGGCCTTGCGCGCATTGCCCGTCTGGCTGTGCCCCCCGCGTACACCGACGTGTATGTCTCACCCGATGCCGACGCCGAATTACAGGCCTTTGGACGTGACGCCGCCGGACGCCTGCAATACCGTTATCACCCCGATTTCGTGCAGGCGGGTGCACTGAAGAAGTGGCAGCGCCTCACGCGCTTCGCGACCGCCCTGCCCACCCTGCGCGAGGTCACCACCTCGGATCTGCGGGCCTCCGGACTGCCGCCGCGCAAGGTGATGGCCCTGATGACCCGGCTGCTGCACGTGGCCCACTTCCGGGTGGGCAGCGACGCCTACGCCCGGCAGCACAAGACCTACGGCCTGAGCACCCTGCGCCAGCGGCACGTCCGGGTGGAGGGCAGCACCGTGACCTTTCACTTCCGGGGCAAGCACGGCATCACGCAGCACAAGGCGACCCGCAACGCCACGCTGGCGAACAACATCGGCAAATTGCTGGAACTGCCCGGTCCGTGGTTGTTTCAGACCGTGGAGGACGGCGCCCGCCGCCGCGTTCATGCCCCCGAGCTCAATGCTTACCTCAAGGAGGTGATCGGGCCCTTTACCGCCAAGGATTTCCGCACCTGGGGCGGGACGCTGCTTGCGGCCGAGTACCTGGCCGAGGCGGGCGTGGCGGGCAGCGAGCGCGAGGCCCGCAGGGTGCTGGTGGACTGCGTCAAATTCGTGGCCGAGGACCTGGGCAACACGCCGGCCGTCACGCGCGGCAGCTACATCTGCCCGGTGATCTTTGACCGCTACTTGGAGGGCAAGGTGCTCGACGACTATGAACCCCGCGCCGGGCGCCTCCCCGCCGAACTGGAAGGCCTGACCCGCAGCGAGGTGGCCCTTAAACGCCTGCTGGAGAGCGAGCGGGCGCTGAAGCTGGGCCGCCGCCGGACCCGGCCCCGGGCGGCCTGA
- a CDS encoding P-II family nitrogen regulator: MKLVTAVIRPERVQQVKEALFQSGISGMTLSRVSGHGGEQEIVEHYRGTRVMVEFRDKVEIRMAVSEPFVQVAIDAICRGARTGEVGDGKIFVQPLERVYRIRTGEEDQAALTPVTEKKLTPA, encoded by the coding sequence ATGAAACTGGTCACGGCAGTCATCAGGCCCGAACGGGTTCAGCAGGTCAAGGAAGCGCTGTTTCAGTCCGGCATCAGCGGCATGACGCTGTCGCGGGTCAGTGGACACGGCGGCGAGCAGGAGATCGTCGAGCATTACCGCGGCACCCGCGTGATGGTCGAGTTCCGCGACAAGGTCGAGATCCGCATGGCGGTCAGCGAGCCCTTTGTGCAGGTTGCCATCGACGCCATCTGCAGGGGAGCACGTACCGGCGAGGTGGGCGACGGCAAGATTTTTGTTCAGCCGCTGGAGCGGGTCTACCGCATCCGCACCGGGGAAGAGGACCAGGCGGCCCTGACTCCCGTTACCGAAAAGAAACTCACCCCCGCATGA
- a CDS encoding ammonium transporter: protein MTPSRLKLALPLIVALGGAALAQNARPGLDSGDTAWMLASAALVLLMTPGLALFYGGLTRAQSVLNTMMMSVVSIGLVGVLWMMAGYSIAFGEGGNAFAGSLVNAGLNGLTDQLTGTIPTYVFAAFQAMFAIIALALISGAVVERMRFGAFVLFGGLWTLLIYSPLAHWVWSADGWLFRSGALDFAGGTVIHISAGISALVAAFVLGPRLGFPRHPHIPHNVPLVLLGAGLLWFGWMGFNAGSALSAGQTAGLAFITTLIAPAAAMLTWLAFESSRSGKPTAVGAATGLVVGLVAITPACAFVSPWAAVVIGAAGAAASYAAVQLKHRLGADDSLDVFACHGVAGIVGALLTGALAWTTGQGKPVGEQMLVQFLSVAASLAYAGAGSFFLLKVVSVITPLRVPASQEIVGMDIAAHSEQGYSDSETGLGAPVFVGGD, encoded by the coding sequence ATGACCCCCTCCAGGCTCAAGCTGGCCCTGCCCCTGATCGTGGCTCTGGGCGGCGCGGCGCTGGCACAGAACGCCCGGCCCGGACTCGACAGCGGCGACACCGCGTGGATGCTCGCCTCGGCGGCGCTGGTGCTGCTGATGACGCCGGGCCTGGCCCTGTTTTACGGCGGCCTCACCCGTGCCCAGAGCGTGCTGAACACCATGATGATGAGCGTGGTTTCCATCGGACTGGTCGGCGTGCTGTGGATGATGGCCGGCTACAGCATCGCCTTCGGTGAAGGCGGCAATGCATTTGCCGGGTCCCTGGTCAACGCGGGCCTGAATGGCCTGACCGATCAGCTCACCGGAACCATTCCCACCTATGTCTTCGCGGCCTTTCAGGCCATGTTCGCCATCATCGCGCTGGCGCTGATTTCGGGCGCGGTGGTCGAGCGGATGCGCTTTGGGGCCTTCGTGCTGTTCGGCGGACTGTGGACCCTGCTGATCTACTCGCCGCTGGCCCACTGGGTCTGGAGCGCCGACGGCTGGCTGTTCAGGAGCGGAGCGCTGGACTTTGCAGGGGGCACGGTAATCCACATCTCTGCCGGCATCAGCGCCCTGGTCGCCGCCTTTGTGCTGGGACCGCGCCTGGGCTTTCCGCGCCACCCGCACATTCCCCACAACGTGCCGCTGGTGCTGCTGGGCGCTGGCCTGCTGTGGTTCGGCTGGATGGGCTTCAACGCCGGCAGCGCCCTGTCGGCCGGACAGACCGCCGGACTGGCCTTCATCACCACCCTGATCGCGCCCGCCGCCGCCATGCTGACCTGGCTGGCCTTCGAGAGCAGCCGCAGCGGCAAGCCCACCGCCGTGGGGGCCGCCACCGGGCTGGTCGTCGGGCTGGTTGCCATCACACCCGCGTGTGCCTTCGTCAGCCCCTGGGCCGCCGTGGTTATCGGGGCCGCTGGGGCCGCCGCGAGCTACGCAGCCGTGCAGCTCAAGCACCGCCTGGGTGCGGACGATTCGTTGGATGTCTTCGCGTGTCACGGTGTTGCCGGCATCGTGGGGGCGCTGCTCACCGGAGCGCTGGCGTGGACCACCGGGCAGGGCAAGCCGGTGGGCGAGCAGATGCTGGTGCAGTTCCTGAGTGTGGCCGCCTCGTTGGCTTACGCGGGGGCAGGGTCGTTCTTTCTGCTCAAGGTGGTAAGTGTGATCACGCCGCTGCGCGTGCCCGCCAGTCAGGAAATCGTTGGTATGGACATTGCCGCCCACAGCGAACAGGGCTACAGCGACTCGGAAACAGGCCTGGGCGCCCCGGTCTTTGTCGGCGGCGACTGA
- a CDS encoding alpha-hydroxy acid oxidase, translating to MTTPPPTADDLQALAEAVNLAEIEALGRARLDRNALEYYASGANDGHTLRANREDLATLRLRPRMLVDVSHIDTSAEVLGLPLDFPVGIAPSAFHGLAHADAERATARAAAAAGSVMTLSTFSNTPIEEVGQAAAGRLWFQLYLLRDRELSRAVIARAEASGARALVFTVDAPYLGRREANERHHFALPPHLSAPHVVSRAELAQVETDTGSQLTHYFQNLVDKAFTWNDLGWLRAQTRLPIVLKGILTAEDAELAVQHGCHVWVSNHGGRQLDTAVSAVAALPEVADAVAGRAEVYLDGGVTRGTDVLKAVALGARAVFLGRAALWGLAAGGEAGVRQTLELLRAEVRLALALSGKQNLRQVGRDLLMR from the coding sequence ATGACCACACCTCCCCCCACGGCGGACGACCTCCAGGCGCTGGCCGAGGCAGTCAACCTGGCCGAGATCGAGGCGCTGGGCCGCGCCCGGCTGGACCGCAATGCGCTGGAGTATTACGCCAGCGGCGCGAACGACGGCCATACCCTGCGCGCCAACCGCGAGGACCTGGCCACGCTGCGCCTGCGCCCGCGCATGCTCGTGGACGTCTCGCACATCGACACCTCAGCCGAGGTGCTGGGGCTGCCGCTGGACTTTCCGGTGGGCATTGCCCCCAGCGCCTTTCACGGCCTGGCGCACGCCGACGCCGAGCGGGCCACCGCGCGGGCCGCCGCCGCCGCGGGCAGCGTGATGACCCTGAGCACCTTTTCCAATACCCCCATAGAGGAGGTGGGACAGGCCGCCGCCGGGCGCCTGTGGTTTCAGCTGTACCTGCTCCGCGACCGGGAGCTCAGCCGCGCCGTGATCGCGCGGGCCGAGGCCTCGGGGGCCCGCGCGCTGGTCTTTACCGTGGACGCTCCGTACCTGGGCCGCCGCGAGGCCAACGAGCGCCACCACTTTGCCCTGCCGCCGCACCTCAGCGCCCCCCATGTGGTCAGCCGCGCCGAACTGGCGCAGGTGGAAACCGACACCGGCTCGCAGCTCACGCATTACTTCCAGAATCTGGTGGACAAGGCCTTTACCTGGAACGACCTGGGCTGGCTGCGCGCCCAGACCCGCCTACCCATCGTCCTCAAGGGCATCCTGACCGCCGAGGACGCCGAACTCGCGGTGCAGCACGGCTGCCACGTCTGGGTCAGCAACCACGGCGGGCGGCAGCTCGACACCGCCGTCAGCGCCGTGGCCGCGCTGCCCGAGGTGGCCGACGCCGTGGCGGGGCGCGCCGAGGTCTATCTGGACGGCGGGGTGACCCGGGGCACGGATGTCCTCAAGGCCGTGGCGCTGGGAGCGCGGGCCGTGTTTCTGGGACGCGCCGCACTGTGGGGTCTGGCGGCGGGCGGCGAGGCGGGCGTGCGGCAGACGCTGGAGCTGCTGCGCGCAGAGGTGCGCCTCGCCCTGGCGCTGAGCGGCAAGCAGAACCTGCGCCAAGTGGGGCGCGACCTGTTGATGCGGTAA
- a CDS encoding DUF427 domain-containing protein, translating into MFRFRPRPEKPRAGQESVWDYPRPPRLERTHRRIEIWLGGQKIADTTAAYRVLETTHPPGYYLPPEAFAPGVLSRAPGRSVCEFKGAATYWTLEAGGKSAEAAGWSYEDPTPAFRDMAGYIAVYAGRMDGCRVDGEPVVPQPGTFYGGWITSDVVGPFKGEPGTLGW; encoded by the coding sequence ATGTTCCGTTTCCGTCCCCGTCCCGAGAAACCGCGTGCCGGACAGGAAAGCGTGTGGGATTACCCGCGTCCGCCCCGGCTGGAACGCACCCACAGGCGCATAGAAATCTGGCTGGGCGGCCAGAAGATTGCCGACACCACCGCCGCCTACCGCGTGCTGGAAACCACCCACCCGCCCGGCTACTACCTGCCGCCGGAGGCGTTCGCGCCCGGGGTTCTGAGCCGGGCACCGGGCCGCAGCGTGTGCGAGTTCAAGGGCGCGGCCACGTACTGGACCCTGGAGGCCGGGGGCAAGAGCGCCGAGGCGGCGGGCTGGAGCTATGAAGACCCCACGCCCGCCTTTCGCGATATGGCCGGATACATCGCGGTCTATGCAGGCCGCATGGACGGGTGCCGGGTGGACGGTGAGCCGGTCGTTCCCCAGCCGGGCACCTTCTACGGGGGCTGGATCACGTCCGATGTGGTGGGGCCGTTCAAGGGCGAGCCGGGAACGCTGGGCTGGTAG
- the ung gene encoding uracil-DNA glycosylase, translating to MSVFAPAAPVQVVWFKKDLRVRDHAPLREAAARGPVLPLFIYEPEQLGHEEFAGQHLTYLNGCLRELDASLRGRGAPLVLRHGEAVAVLDRLSRELPLGGLWAHQETGNGVSFARDRRVRAWARARGLPLTELPQNGVVRGLKSRDGWADAWEERLGTPPLPAPDGLYAPAVSPGGLRTHAELGVAPDAKVVPPSGEAAGHATLESFLTVRGVDYTRELSSPLSAEHACSRLSGPLAFGTVSLRTVVGATRQRLAAVRGDSWADPRWVRSLRSYESRLHWHCHFVQRLESEPDMEFRGLNHALDSLRADSWNPEFFDRWAHGQTGYPLIDACMRSLRQTGWLNFRMRAMLVSFASQHLWLHWRPTGVFLARQWLDNEPGIHWSQMQMQSGAVGINRVRIYSPTRQAREQDPDGVFIRRWVPELADVPGDFLHAPWEWSGATRLTYPPPVVDEHRAGRLARARIAAARASPEFEAEARRIYLRHGSRKKAVIRAERLARGFPATVPKKIATSRKTATRPPTPRRPPMSDQPDLFGNAPETARPIVPAGLPESWKEALKGEFAAPYFHELKDFLVEERAALTVYPPAADVFNALRFTPLENVKVFILGQDPYHGPGQAHGLSFSVRPGVRVPPSLQNIYKELQTDLPGFRPPRHGYLRAWAEQGVLLLNAVLTVRAGQANSHANKGWEAFTDAVIRAVNAKEERVVFVLWGAYARKKAKLITNPNHVILESAHPSPLSVTKFMGTRPFSRVNAALEEVGESPIDWQLPEKAVE from the coding sequence GTGTCCGTGTTCGCCCCTGCTGCGCCCGTGCAAGTCGTGTGGTTCAAGAAGGACCTGCGTGTGCGCGACCACGCCCCGCTGCGCGAGGCCGCCGCGCGCGGGCCGGTGCTGCCGCTGTTCATCTATGAGCCCGAGCAACTGGGCCACGAGGAGTTCGCCGGACAGCACCTGACGTATCTGAACGGCTGCCTGCGGGAGCTGGACGCCAGCCTGCGTGGGCGGGGAGCGCCGCTGGTCCTGCGCCACGGCGAGGCGGTGGCCGTGCTGGACCGGCTGAGCCGGGAGCTGCCACTGGGCGGCCTGTGGGCGCACCAGGAAACGGGAAACGGCGTGTCCTTTGCGCGCGACCGGCGGGTGCGGGCCTGGGCGCGGGCGCGGGGCCTGCCGCTGACCGAGCTGCCCCAGAACGGCGTGGTGCGCGGCCTGAAGAGCCGGGACGGCTGGGCCGATGCCTGGGAGGAGCGGCTGGGCACGCCGCCGTTGCCCGCGCCGGACGGCCTCTATGCTCCCGCCGTTTCGCCCGGCGGGCTCCGGACGCACGCCGAACTGGGCGTGGCCCCGGACGCCAAGGTGGTTCCCCCCAGCGGCGAGGCGGCGGGACACGCCACGCTCGAGTCCTTCCTGACCGTGCGCGGCGTGGACTACACCCGCGAACTGAGCAGTCCCCTGAGCGCCGAACACGCCTGCTCGCGCCTGAGCGGGCCGCTCGCCTTCGGCACGGTTTCCCTGCGGACGGTGGTGGGGGCCACCCGCCAGCGCCTGGCCGCCGTGCGCGGCGACTCCTGGGCCGATCCGCGCTGGGTCAGATCGCTGCGCAGCTACGAGAGCCGGCTGCACTGGCACTGCCACTTTGTGCAGCGGCTGGAATCCGAACCCGACATGGAGTTCCGGGGCCTCAACCACGCGCTGGACAGCCTGCGTGCCGACAGCTGGAATCCGGAGTTCTTCGACCGCTGGGCCCACGGGCAGACCGGCTACCCGCTGATCGACGCCTGCATGCGCTCGCTGCGGCAGACCGGCTGGCTCAATTTCCGGATGCGCGCCATGCTGGTCAGCTTTGCCAGCCAGCACCTGTGGCTGCACTGGCGGCCCACCGGCGTGTTCCTGGCCCGCCAGTGGCTGGACAACGAGCCCGGCATCCACTGGTCCCAGATGCAGATGCAGAGCGGCGCGGTGGGCATCAACCGCGTGCGCATCTACAGTCCCACCCGGCAGGCCCGGGAGCAGGACCCGGACGGCGTATTCATCCGCCGCTGGGTGCCGGAACTGGCAGACGTGCCGGGCGATTTCCTGCACGCGCCCTGGGAGTGGAGCGGGGCCACGCGGCTGACTTATCCGCCGCCGGTCGTGGACGAGCACAGGGCGGGGCGGCTGGCCCGCGCGCGGATCGCCGCCGCCCGCGCCTCCCCCGAGTTTGAGGCCGAGGCCCGGCGCATCTACCTGCGGCACGGCAGCCGCAAGAAGGCCGTGATCCGCGCCGAGCGCCTTGCCCGGGGGTTTCCCGCCACCGTCCCGAAGAAGATTGCCACGTCCCGCAAGACCGCCACCCGGCCCCCCACCCCCAGGAGACCCCCCATGAGCGACCAGCCCGACCTGTTTGGCAACGCGCCCGAAACCGCCCGGCCCATCGTTCCCGCCGGACTGCCCGAGTCGTGGAAGGAGGCCCTGAAAGGCGAGTTTGCCGCGCCGTATTTTCACGAGCTCAAGGATTTCCTAGTGGAGGAACGCGCCGCGCTCACGGTCTACCCGCCCGCCGCCGACGTGTTCAACGCGCTGCGCTTCACGCCGCTGGAAAACGTCAAGGTCTTCATCCTGGGCCAGGACCCGTACCATGGCCCCGGTCAGGCGCACGGCCTGAGCTTCAGTGTGCGGCCCGGCGTGCGCGTCCCGCCCAGCCTCCAGAACATCTACAAGGAGTTGCAGACCGACCTTCCCGGCTTCAGGCCTCCGCGCCACGGCTACCTGCGGGCGTGGGCCGAGCAGGGCGTGCTGCTGCTCAACGCCGTGCTGACCGTGCGCGCCGGGCAGGCCAACAGCCACGCGAACAAGGGCTGGGAGGCCTTTACCGACGCGGTGATCAGGGCCGTGAATGCGAAGGAGGAGCGCGTGGTCTTCGTGCTGTGGGGGGCGTATGCCCGCAAGAAGGCTAAACTGATCACCAACCCCAACCACGTGATCCTGGAATCGGCCCATCCCAGCCCGCTGAGCGTCACCAAATTCATGGGAACCCGGCCCTTCAGCCGCGTGAACGCCGCGCTGGAGGAGGTGGGCGAGAGCCCCATAGACTGGCAGCTTCCCGAGAAGGCGGTCGAGTGA